In Sphaeramia orbicularis chromosome 14, fSphaOr1.1, whole genome shotgun sequence, the following are encoded in one genomic region:
- the slc22a6l gene encoding LOW QUALITY PROTEIN: solute carrier family 22 member 6 (The sequence of the model RefSeq protein was modified relative to this genomic sequence to represent the inferred CDS: inserted 1 base in 1 codon): MAFGDLLEQVGSTGRFQILHVTLLCIPVLMMASHNLLQNFVAAVPPHYCSAHTNLSQTQLSPEEKLLITVPLDERGKPQRCQRYAVPQWHLLAKNGISDVGEHGDTEDIDVDLQGCVDGWSYNMTERTSTILSDWNLVCDQRSLKQMGQTVYMGGVLVGALLFGCLSDKYGRRCLLLISHLLMAVSGTCAAFASSFSVFCLFRFGCGMALSGIGLNTFSLIVEWIPTRVRTVVGTITGYCYTVGQLNLAVIAYFIRDWRWLTLAVSLPFYVFFLYAWWFHESSRWLVLSNNSEQAIKNLKSVAKFNGRHEEGDKIDIKMLQESMKKEMSCSEGSYSALDLFRTRIMRNMTICLSAVWLSTSFAYYGLAMDLXKFGVDIYLIQVIFGAVDIPAKIVITVTMSFCGRRVSQCGALIIAGVTILMNLLVPYDKQTLRTCLAVIGKGCLAASFNCCYLYSGELFPTIIRQNGMGWVSMMARVGAMVAPMVLLSGDYLPWLPGLIYGGAPILSGVAAIFLPETLGSPLPDTIEDVDNRGSGRKSKKSQKEAVILQDVQPNLLKQTA, encoded by the exons ATGGCTTTTGGTGACCTCCTGGAGCAGGTCGGTAGCACAGGACGCTTTCAGATCCTGCATGTCACCCTCCTTTGCATACCTGTCCTCATGATGGCCAGCCACAACCTGCTGCAGAACTTTGTGGCTGCAGTGCCTCCTCACTACTGCAGCGCACACACAAACCTATCTCAAACTCAGCTGAGCCCCGAGGAAAAGCTGCTGATCACAGTGCCACTAGACGAGAGAGGAAAGCCGCAGAGATGTCAACGTTATGCTGTTCCACAGTGGCACCTTCTGGCTAAAAATGGCATCTCGGATGTGGGAGAACATGGAGATACTGAGGACATTGACGTAGATCTGCAGGGATGCGTAGATGGATGGTCCTATAATATGACTGAGAGGACCTCCACAATCTTATCAGAT tggaaTTTGGTGTGTGATCAGCGCTCTTTGAAGCAAATGGGGCAAACTGTGTATATGGGAGGTGTACTTGTGGGAGCTCTTCTCTTCGGATGTCTCTCAGACAA GTATGGCCGCCGCTGCCTCCTGCTCATTTCACACCTGCTGATGGCAGTTTCAGGAACATGTGCTGCTTTTGCATCCTCCTTCTCGGTTTTCTGCCTGTTTCGGTTCGGTTGTGGAATGGCTTTGTCTGGCATTGGACTCAACACCTTCTCCCTCA TTGTGGAGTGGATCCCCACTCGTGTCCGGACTGTGGTCGGCACAATCACAGGTTACTGCTACACAGTGGGACAGCTGAACCTGGCAGTCATAGCCTACTTCATAAGGGACTGGAGGTGGTTAACTCTGGCTGTTTCTTTGCCATTCTATGTCTTCTTCCTCTATGCCTG GTGGTTTCATGAATCATCAAGATGGTTAGTCCTGAGTAATAACTCTGAGCAAGCCATCAAGAATCTTAAAAGTGTTGCTAAATTTAATGGACGCCATGAAGAGGGAGATAAAATCGACATCAAA ATGCTGCAGGAATCTATGAAGAAGGAGATGTCTTGTTCAGAGGGAAGTTACTCTGCCCTGGATCTTTTCCGAACACGCATAATGAGAAATATGACAATCTGCCTCAGCGCTGTCTG gtTATCTACCAGTTTTGCCTACTATGGTCTCGCTATGGATT CAAAATTCGGAGTGGACATCTACCTGATTCAAGTGATCTTTGGTGCTGTCGATATTCCTGCAAAAATTGTGATAACTGTGACAATGAGCTTTTGTGGACGGAGGGTATCACAATGTGGAGCTCTTATTATAGCTGGAGTCACCATTCTGATGAACCTGCTTGTGCCATATG ATAAACAGACATTACGCACCTGTCTCGCTGTGATCGGTAAAGGCTGCCTTGCTGCCTCCTTCAACTGTTGCTACCTGTACAGTGGAGAACTGTTTCCAACCATTATTCG TCAGAATGGCATGGGTTGGGTGTCTATGATGGCTCGTGTCGGCGCCATGGTGGCTCCCATGGTGCTCCTCTCCGGGGATTATTTACCTTGGCTGCCAGGTTTAATCTATGGAGGAGCTCCAATCCTCAGTGGAGTAGCTGCCATATTTCTTCCAGAAACACTTGGCTCACCTCTTCCTGACACTATAGAAGATGTTGATAACAG GGGATCTGGGAGGAAGTCCAAAAAGTCACAAAAGGAAGCAGTGATCTTGCAAGACGTTCAGCCGAATCTCCTAAAGCAGACGGCCTGA